The Xanthomonas sontii genomic sequence CCCGACACCATGACCGCGATCGAGATCCGCCAGCCCGGTGCGCCCGAGGTGCTGGTGCCGGTGCGCGTGCCGCTGCCGCATCCCGGGCGCGGCGAACTGCTGGTGCGGGTGGCTGCGGCCGGCGTCAACCGGCCCGACGTGATGCAGCGCCAGGGCAGCTATCCGCCGCCGCCGGGCGCCTCGCCGCTGCCGGGGCTGGAGTTCGCCGGCGAGGTGGTCGGCCTGGGCGAGGGCGTGGAGCGCTACCGGTTGGGCGATCAGGTCTGCGCGCTGGTCGCCGGCGGCGGCTATGCCGAATACGCGGTGGTGCACGAGCGCAACGCCCTGCCGGTGCCGGCGGCGCTGAGCCTGACCGAGGCCGCGGCGGTGCCGGAAACCTTCTTCACCGTGTGGACCAACGTGTTCCAGCGCGGCCGCCTGCAGTCCGGCGAGACCCTGCTGGTGCACGGCGGTACCTCCGGCATCGGCAGCGTCGCCACGCTGCTCGGGCGGGCCTTCGGTGCGCGGGTGATCAGCACCGTGGGCTCGGCCGACAAGCGCGCGGCCAGCCTGGCGCTGGGCGCGGAGGCGGCCATCCTGTATCGCGAGGAGGACTTCGTCGCCGAGACCAAGCGCCTCACCGAGGGCCGCGGCGCCGACGTGATCGTGGACCTGATCGGCGGCGACTACCTGGCGCGCAACTACCAGGCCGCGGCGCTGGACGGGCGCATCGTGCAGATCGGCATCCAGCAGGGCAAGGTGCGCGAACTGGACCTGATGCCGCTGCTGGCCAAGCGGCTGACCCACACCGGCTCGACCCTGCGTCCGCGCTCGGTGATGGAAAAGGCGGCGATCGCGCGCGAACTGGAGCAGCAGGTGTGGCCGCTGCTGGCGCAGGGCCGGATCAAGCCGCAGGTGGACCGCTGCTTCCCGCTGCAGGAGGCGGCGCAGGCGCATGCGTTGATGGAATCCAGCGCGCATATCGGCAAGATCGTGCTGACGACGGACGCGCGGTGAACCGGGTATCGGTCGTGGCGACCCGTCTGCCGTCGTAGGAGCGGCGCGCTTCGGTCGCGACAGGCAGCCGGCGCAGGCACCGGCGCGCCCACACGGCACGCGTGCCCGCGCCCGCCGCTGGCCCGGTTCAAGCACTGCGCCGTATAGTGCGCCGCACGCGCGGTGGTCCGCGCTTGCCCGTGCCGGTCCCTGCGTGCGCCTGCTGCCCCGTTCCGCGTCGTCCTCTTTCCTGTTGCGTTACGCCCTGCTGCTGTTGTGGCTGTGCGCGGCGGTGGCGTCGGCCCAGCCGCAGGACGCCGCCGACGCGCCGCCGGACCCGCAGACCCTGCTGGACAACGCCGCAAAGTCGCTGAAGGACGCGCGCGGCAAGGAAGTGGATGCCGGCAACCAGGCCGCCTTCCAGGACCTGGTCACGCAGGTCTCGGACGCCTCCAACGATGCGCAGACCGCGGTCGACGCCCTGGCGCCGCAGCTGGCCCAGGTGGAGGCACGCCTGCAGCAGCTCGGCCCCGCCGCCACCGGCGACTCCCCCGACATCGCCGCGCAGCGCAAGGCGCTGACCAAGCAGCGCGACAGCCTGGACTCGGGGGTCAAGCGCGGCAAGCTGATGGTGGTGGAGGCGCGGCAGCTGGCCGACGAGATCGAACGCGCGCGCGCCGAGCATTTCAGCCAGGAGCTGTCGCTGCGTTCGCCGTCGCCGCTGTCGCCGGCGCTGTGGAAGCAGATCGCCGCCGATTTCCCCGACGACCAGGCCAAGCTGCTGGCGCTGTACACGCTCGGCATGCAGTCGCTGCAGGACGCGATCGCCGAGCATGGCAGCGGCGCGCTTGGCGTCGGCATCGCCATCGCGCTGATCCTGCTGTTCCCGCTGCGCTACCTGCTGCGCTGGCTGGGCAAGCGCTATGCGGTGTCGCGCGCGCCGGGCAGCCGCCTGCGCCGGTCGGGTCTGGCGATCTGGTTCCTGCTGCTGGGCACGTTGACCCCGGGCCTGGCCGCACTGGCCCTGGCCGAGGCGCTGCGCAGCATCGATGCGGTGCCGGAGCGCCTGGACGCAGTGCTCAACGGCTTCGTGGTGGTCAGCTTCGCCGCGGCCTTCATGGGCTCGCTCGGCGCCAGCGTGCTGCTGCCGAACCAGCCGAGCTGGCGGCTGTTCCCGATCGACGACGCCACCGCGCGACGCCTGCGCAAGTACACCTGGGCCACCGCGGCGCTGGCCTGGCTCAGCAGCATGCTGCTGGTGATCAACCAGGCCGCGCGCACCAGCGACTCGGCCACCGTCGCCGCCGACGGGGTGATCGCGCTGGTCTACGGCGTGCTGATCCTGGCCACCCTGACCAGCCTGTCGCGGCTGCGCCGGCGCCAGTACGCCGAAGCGGCGGCGCAGGCCCTGGCCAATGCGCAACCGCCGCCGCCCGGGCAGCACGGCGGTGCGCTGGCGTTGATCGGCGTGCTGGTCAAGGTCGCGGTGGTGGTGGCGCTGCTGGCGGCGCTGCTGGGCTATCTGCACCTGGGCCTGTTCATCACCCGGCAGATCATCTGGATCACCATGATCGTCGGCGCGATCCGCCTGCTGATGACCTTCGCAGACGACTTCGCGTTGTGGCTGTTCGCCAGCGAAGGCCGCATCGGCCGCGCCGCCAATGGCGCGTTCGGGGTGCGCTCGAGCAGCCTGGAGCAGGCCGGGGTGCTGACCTCGGCACTGATACGGGTGGTGCTGTTGCTGATCGGTGTCGGCGCGCTGTTGATGCCGTTCGGCACCAACGTCTCGATCGTCTCGGACTGGTTCTCGCTGCTGTCCGATGGCATCCGCCTCAGCGACAAGGTGGTGCTGTATCCGGGCGCGATCGCCCGCGCGGTGCTGGTGCTGCTGCTCGGCCTGGGCGTCATGCAGTACCTGCATCGCTGGCTGACCCAGACCTACCTGCCCAAGACCGAACTGGACGACGGCTCGCGCAACTCGATCAGCACGGTGGCGCGCTATGTCGGCATCATCCTGGCGGCGTTGTGGGCGCTGGCCGCGCTGGGCATCGGCCTGGAGCGGATCGCGCTGGTGGTCAGCGCGCTGTCGGTCGGTATCGGCTTCGGCCTGCAGTCGATCACCCAGAACTTCGTGTCCGGCCTGATCCTGCTCGCCGAGCGCCCGGTCAAGATCGGCGACTGGATCAAGATCGGCGACCAGGAAGGCGATGTGCGCCGGATCAGCGTGCGCGCCACCGAGATCCAGGTCGGCGACCGCTCCACCCTGATCGTCCCCAACTCCGAACTGATCACCAAGACCCTGCGCAACATGACCCTGGCCGGGCCGCTGGGCCGGGTGCAGATCCAGTTCGCGGTCTCGCTGGGCACCGACGTGACCAAGCTGCGCGCGTTGCTGCTGGAGCTGTACGCGGCACACCCGGGCGTGCTGGACGACCCGGCGCCGTCGGTGTTCATCGACTCCATCGCCAACGGCCACGTCACCCTCAACAGCTTCGCCTACGTGGCCTCGCCGCGGCTGACCTACGGCACCCGCAGCGAACTGTTCTTCGCCCTGCTGCAGCGCCTGGCCGAGGAGGGCATCGCCCTGGAGTCGCCGCAGGAAGTGAAGCTTTTACGCGATCCGCGGGAGTAGCCGGATCGGGGAGTGGTGGAGCGCGAAGCGGCTTCGGCCGCCAGCTGTCGGCGCCGCAGGTCGCAGCTGAAGCCGCTCCTGCGATTCCCCATTCCCGATTCCCCACTCCCAGCTTCTAGCGCCTCCCGCGTTCCTCGCGCGCGCGGATGCGTCGGTCGAACAGCACGGCGCTGACCACGATGCCCAGGCCCAGAATCACGCCGAGCAGGAACAGCACCATCGCGATCGCGGGGTAGCCGAACAGCTTGCTGCCGGTGTCGATGCGCATCATCTGCGTGGAGGCCAGGATCAGCGCGGCGGTGACGATGCCGGCGGCGACGCGGTTGGCGATCTTCTGCAGGCTCTCCATCAGCCGCGATTCCTCCAGCCCGGCCACGCGCACCTGCAGGCGGTTCTCCGCGGCCAGGGTGAGGATGTCAGAGAGCCGGCGCGGGCCTTCGCGCAGCAGCGCCTGCAGTTCCATCGCCTCGCTGGCCAGGTTGGCCGCCGACAGCGATTTCTTCAGGCGCGCGCGCATCACGTGCTGCAACTGGTCCTCGACCACCACGCGCGTGTCCAGGTGCGGCGACAGCGCGCGGCACACCGCTTCCAGGTTGAGCAGGGTCTTGCCGAGTAGGCTCAGCTCCGGCGGCGTGCGCAGGCCGTAGGCGGTGGCGATGCGCACCAGGTCCAGCACCACCCGGCCTTCGGACATGGCGTCGTGCGCCGCGTAGCGGGCGATCATCTGCCCGGTCTCGCGCTGGTAGCGCTCCTCGTCGAAGTCCTCCAGGCGCGTGCTCAGCGCGATGGTTTCCTCGGCTACTTCCTCGCCGCGGCCATCGACCGCGGCGAACAGCAGCTTGAGCAGGCGCTCGCGCAGCTTCGGCGGCACGTGCGCGACCATGCCCAGGTCGAAGATCGCCAGGCGCCCGTCGGCGAGCACGCGCAGGTTGCCCGGATGCGGATCGGCGTGGATCTCGCCGTGCACGAACATCTGGTCCAGGTAGCCGCGCACCAGCGCCGCGGCCAGGTCGTCCATCGGCTGCTCGGTGCGGCGCAGCCCGGAGATCTTGTCCACGCGCACGCCTTCGGCCAGCTGCATGGTCAGCACGCGGCGGCTGCTCAGGTCCCACACCGGCTGCGGCACCCACAGCTGCGGGAACGGGCGCAGGTGCTCGCCGAAGCGCGCCAGGTTCTCGGCCTCGGCCTCGTAGTTCAGTTCGGCCAGCAGCGCCTTGCCGAACTCGGCCAGCCAGTCGGCGAAGCGGATGCGCCGGCCCAGCCCGGTCAGCTTGTCGGCGGCGCTGGCGAAGCTGCGCAGCACCTCCAGGTCCGCGCGCACCTGCGCGGCGACCTCTGGCTTCTGCACCTTGATCGCCACGGGGGTGCCGTCGCGCAGCGCGGCGCGGTGCACCTGCGCCAGCGAGGCGCTGCCCAGCGGGGTGTCGTCGAAGGCGGAGAAGGCCTTGTTGATGCCGACGCCCAGCTCGGCCTCGACGATCTCGCGGATGCGTTCGCTCGGAATCGGCGTGGTGTTCTCCTGCATCCGCTCCAGGGCGGTGGCGAACTCCGGCGGTACCACGTCCGGGCGCGTGGACAGCATCTGCCCGAGCTTGACGAAGGTCGGCCCGAGCGCCTCCAGGTCGGTGACGAACTGTTCGGGCGTGCCTTCCGGCGGCAGCTCGTGCTCGCCCTGGGCGGTCTCCATGTCCATGCCGGAAAACACCCCGGAACTGCGGTAGCGCAGCAGCAGGCGCAGGATCTGGGTACGGCGGCTGAGGCCGCCGATCACGTGCGGGGTGGCCGCAGCGTCGGGCGTCGCGCTCAAGGTGGGCTCCGGGCAAGGATAGGCGCGATCGAGTGTGGCGACGGCCGGGTCGTCGCGTGGTGAATCCCGCTGCGCGTCGTGGATCGCAGGTGCTCGGGCGTGGTGCCGGCGGCAAGGTCGGCGACGGCGCTGTCGGCCAGCCCGGCGGCGGCCGTTGCTGGGACGACGCACCCACGGCGTATCCTGCCCCGCAACGAGAGCCAGAGAACGGCGCGCAGTGCAGCAGGGTGAGTGGCGATGGCGGTGAGCGGGCAGGGATGCAACGGACGGTCGTGGTGCGTCGACCGATGAGGTGGCGTCGGCTCGCGCTGCTGGCGGCTGGGGTGGTCGTGGTGCTGCTCGTGGCGGCCTGGCTGGGCGAGGACGGCGGCGGCATCGCCACCGAGGCGCGCACGGCGCTGCGGGCGCTGGCACGCGCGCTGTTCTGACGCGCCAAGGTCCGCTGGCCTCTGGCCGGCCGCCACGGCCGGCCTTACCCTTGGCTTTCGCTGCCTGCTGCCAGGAACGCCACCATGTCCTTCATCGTCTCGCATGCCGTTGGCCATGCCCGTGTGCTGTCGGCGCGTGCACGCCTGGCCTTGCTGCTTGTGCTGTTGTCGTCGACCGCGACCGCCGCGACGCAGACCCATCGGTATGCCGGCGACGACTTCGACGCCAAGGCCTTCGCCGCCAGCACGCACCGCCGTTACGACTTGCAGGACTTCTCCGATCGCTACCGCGCCACCTTGGAGATCGAGGACAGCGGCGAGGTGTTCCGTCCCGGCATCGTGCGCGTGTTCGCCCGCGGCAACGCCACGCCGCTGCTCGAGGTGGCCTCGCCGGAGCTGGTGGTGGACACCGATGCGAAGAGCGGCAAGGTCAAGGCCAACGTGCACGAACTGCCGTACGGCGAGCAGAGCGTGCTGATCTACGACGATTTCAATTTCGACGGGATCAAGGATCTGGCGGTGATGGACGGCCAGAACAGCTGCTATCACGGCCCGTCCTACCAGGTGTACCTGGGCACCGCCGACGGCTTCGAGGCCGATGCGGACTTCACCGAGCTGGCGCAGAGCAATTGCGGCCTGTTCGAGGTGGATGCGCAGGCGCGCGAACTCCACACCATGACCAAGGACGGCTGCTGCTGGCACCAGTTCGCGACATACTCGATCCGCGATGGCGCGCCACTGCTGGAGAGCGAAACGGTCGAGGACGCGCGCGGCGACGGGCCGGGACTGGCGCAGGAGACGGTGTACCGCGACCGTGCCGGCAAGCGCGTGGCCGACATGCACTACTTGTGGGATGAGGAAGGCGAGACGGCGGTGGGTCAGCGCAAGATCCTGCTCGAGTTCCGCCTGGCGCCGGCCGGCAAGCGCATCGTGGTGTTCGCCAATGTCGGCGACGGCGCAAGCGGCGCGCCGTACTACGCGGCGCTTGGCGCGCAGCAGCGGGTGGACCTGCTGTATCCGGACGCGCAGGGCGAGGCGATGGACTACGACGCCGACCGCCATCTGCTCAGCTTCGCGCGTGGCGACACCACCTACCGCATCGTCGGCAACGCGCAGGGCGTGCCGCAGCGCATGGAGGTGGTGGTGCGCGGCAAGACCCAGCCGCTGGCGCTGCAGTCCGGTTCGGTGCATGGCTCGCTGCAGGCGGTGGCGCAGGTGCTGGACGCGGCGTCGGCGGAGTAGGGGGGCGACGGGGCGTTGCTCCGAAGCAACTGGCGATTTTGGCTTGCGCGCGTCGGGACTGAAGTCCCTCCCACAGTGCGCTCGGACAGCTCGCCGCAAGCCTTGTACGAGCGGCTTCAGCCGCGACGGGCATTCCCGAACACGCCTGCCGCCCCGATTGACCCATACCTGCCTCGAACCGCATCGGCCGACCCGACCGGCCGCTTCACCGCCACGCTGCGAACGCCCGCGCCACCGCTTCGGCGCCGGGATCGATCACGTCACGTAAGGCGTCCGCCGGCACCGCGGCGGCACGGCCGGCGCCGGCGCGGATGAGCTGGGCGGTGGCATCGGCGCCTGCGCGGGCGGCGCGCGCGGCGGCCTCCACGTCGGCGTCTTGCGCCAGGGCGTCCAGTGCCGGCAGCAGCGCATCGAGCAGGGTGCGGTCGCCGCGTTGCGCGCCGCCGTAGTGCTGCATCCGCGCCACGCCGGCCTGCAGCGCCTGCACCCAGTCGCGGCCGTCCGCCAGCGCACCGGCAGCGGTGGTGAACAGGATCGACAGCAGCACGCCGCTGGAGCCGCCCATGCTGTGTTCGATCGTCGCCGCCAGGCCGCGCGCCAGTGCGGCGGCGTCGCCGGTGGCCAGCGCATCGGTGTCCAGCGCCTGCTGCAGGGCGCGCGCGCCGGCGGCGAAGGTGCTGCCGGCGTCGCCATCGCCGCTGCGCGCGTCCAGCGCGTCCAGCTCGGCCTGCGCGGCGATCAGGGCTTGCGCCACCCGGCCCAGGGCCGCTGCGCACTGCGCATCGCGCGCGCCATCGCGGTGGCTGTCGTCGCGCTTCAGTGCCGGCGCATAGGTCTGCACTGCATGCGGCACACGCACGCCGGGCCAGCCCAGGGTCTGCACCGGTGCCTGCAGTGCGGCCAGCACGTCGGCGTCGGCCGGGGCGAGGGTGATCGAGAAGCCGTGCATGTCCATCGAGGTCATCAGCGCTGCCGGCACCGGCATCAGCGCGACTCGCGCGACACCGATGCGCTGCAGCGCCAGCCGCGTCAGCACGCCCAGTTCCTGCGTGGAGCAGCCGCCGAGATCGTTGAGCATCAGCACCAGCGGCGCGTCGGCGCCAAGGCGGGCATCGGCCTGCGCCAGCAGCGGGTCCAGCACCAGCGCCAGCGCCTCTTCCACCGTGCCCGGCTGCACCGGCCGCGCGCCCGGCTCGTTGTGGATGCCCAGCCCCAGTTCCGGCGCGCGGCGGCCGACCTGCTGGCCGGGTACGCTGCAACTGGACAGCGCCATGCCCAGCGACAGCAGGCGGTCGGCGAAGGCCTGGCCGCGCTGCGCCAGTTCGGCCAGCGGCACACCCTCGCGCGCCAGGTGGCCCACGTACTTGTGCACCAGCACCGTGCCGGCGATGCCGCGCGGCTGCGCCGCGTCGGGCAGGGCGATGTCGTCGGCGACCAGCACGCTGGCCACGTCGATGCCCTCGGCGCGGGCGCGCTCGGCGGCCAGGCCGAAGTTGAGCCGGTCGCCGGTGTAGTTCTTGATCACCAGCAGTACGCCGGGCGCATCGGCGCAGGCGCGGATCGCCGCCAGCACCGCTTCCACGCCGGGCGAGGCGAACAGGTCGCCGGCGATGGCGCCGCTGAGCATGCCCGGGCCGACGAAGCCGGCATGCGCCGGCTCGTGCCCGGCGCCGCCGCCGGACAGCACCGCGACCTGGCGCGGATCGCGCTCGGCCTGCAGCACGATGCGGGTGCCGCTGCCGGTTTCCGACAGCCGCAGTGGTTGCAGCATGGCCGCGGCTGCGAGGACGTCGTCGACGATGGCGCGGGGGGCGGTGAGGAACTGGTCCATGCGGGTGTCCTGTGCAGGCCGTGCGGCGGTGTGGCGCACGATAGCCGGGCCGGCGTTACGCGCGGTTGAGGCCGGCCTGCTCACGCACCTGGTCGGCGGAATCGGCGAGAATCGCCGCTCATCCCGAATGGAATCCCCGCATGGCCGGCGCCAGCCTGTTCACCCTGCTCGACGACATCGCCACCCTGCTCGACGACGTGTCGTTGTTGACCAAGGTCGCGGCCAAGAAGACCGCCGGCGTGCTCGGCGACGACCTGGCGCTGAACGCGCAGCAGGTGACCGGGGTCAACGCCGACCGCGAACTGCCGGTGGTGTGGGCGGTGGCCAAGGGCTCGCTGCTCAACAAGGCGATCCTGGTGCCGGCGGCGCTGGCGATCAGCGCCTGGCTGCCATGGGCGATCACCCCGCTGATGATGATCGGCGGCGCGTTCCTGTGCTTCGAGGGCGTGGAGAAGCTGGCGCACCGCTTCCTGCATTCGAAGGAAGAGGATGCGGCACGTCACGCGCAACAGGTCCAGGCGCTGGCCGACCAGCAGGTGGACGTGGTGGCGCTGGAGAAGGACAAGGTCAAGGGCGCGATCCGCACCGACTTCATCCTCTCGGCGGAGATCATCGTGCTGTCGCTGGGCGTGGTCGCCGGCGTGCCGTTCGTGCAGCAGGTCGCGGTGCTGGTGGCGATCGCGGTGGCGATGACCGCCGGCGTGTACGGGTTGGTCGCTGGCATCGTCAAGCTCGACGACCTGGGCCTGTACCTGAGCCGCAAGGGCGCCGCCGCCGCGACGATCGGCCGCGGCATCCTGTGGCTGGCACCGTGGCTGATGCGCACGCTGTCGATCGCCGGCACCGCGGCGATGTTCCTGGTCGGCGGTGGCATCCTGGTGCACAGCATCGGCCCGCTGCACCATGCCATCGAGGGCATTGCCCCAACCGGCGGGCTGGGCAGCCTGGTGCTTGCGCTGGGCAACGCCTTGGTGGGAATCGTGGCCGGCGCCTTGGTGCTGGCGGTAGTGTTGGGCATCAAGAAGGTGCGGGAATAGGGATTCGGGATTGGAGATTCAGTATTCGCAACAGCGCCGCACACGCCCGCTTTTGCGAATCCCCAATCCCGACTCCCGAATCCCGCGCCGGCCACGCCGGCGCCAGCTAATCGGCCGACACCACCCGGTTCTTTCCGGCCTTCTTGGCCTCGTACAGCGCACGGTCGGCGCGGCGGATCAGCGCGTCCTGCGCTTCGCCGGGTTGGCGCAGGGCGACGCCGGCGCTGAAGCTGACGAACACGCGCTGGTCTTCGTGCACCACCGCGCGCTGCGCCAGCGCGCGCTGCACGCGGGTCACCGCCGCACTGGCCTCGAAGATCGTGCAGTCCGGCATCAGCAGCACGAACTCCTCGCCACCGAAGCGGGCGATGGCATCGCTGGCGCGCAAGGTGGTGCGCGCCACTTCCACCACGTGGCGCAGCGCGCTGTCGCCGCCGGGGTGGCCGTAGGTCTCGTTGAGCTTGCGGAAATCGTCCAGGTCCAGCATCGCCACGCACAGTGGCTGCGCGCTGCGCTCGGTGCGCACCAGTTCGCGCACGAACAGGTCGTCCAGGCCGCGGCGATTGAGCGCGCCGGTGAGCTGGTCGACCCGCACCAGACCGCTGACGTCCTGCAGTTCCTGCTCCAGGCGCAGGATGCGCTGCTCCGCCGCCTCCACCTCCTGGCGAGCGGCGATCAGGTGATCGCGCGCGCGCAGCGCCTGCTCCTGCACGTGGCTGGTGTCCTGCAGCACTTCCTGCAGCAGGCGGTTGAGGTCGGCGATGCTGCGCGCGTCGCGGATGGTCTGCGAGTAGTCGGCGATGCGGTCGTGGAATTCGCCGGTGCTGGCGGCCATGCCGTCCAGGTCCGCGACGAAGCTCAGCATCAGCTCCTTCATCGCCTCCTTGGACTCGGCGATGCCCTGCTTCAGCAGGCCCTGCTTGTAGATCACCTCGCGCAGGCTGCCGCGCGCCTCCTCGATCGAGTAGCGGTCCAGCGGCCCGGCGATCAGGTCGCGCACCACCGCGATCTGGCCCTGCAGCCAGCTGGTGTCGTCGAGCAGTTCGCCCACGTTCTCCAGCAGCAGGTCGAACAGGCTCAGCAACAGCGCCTGCTGCTCCTGGCCGTCGTTGGCGCGCAACGCGATCTGGTGGCACAGCTCGCGCACCTGTTGCGCCACCGGTTCCAGTGGTTGCCCGGGGCGCCACTGGCGCAGCGCCTCGCCGCTGGCCTCGGCCTCGCCGGCGAGCTCGGGCAGGGTGTGCAGCAGCGCCGCCAGCGCGCCGGCCACGGTCTGCCGCAGCAGGTCGCGCAGGCGCTCGCTGTCGCTGGGCCCGGCCAGCGGATCTTCGACGTCGATGGTGCGGATGTACTTGTCGATCAGCTGGCGCAGTGCGCGGCCGTAGCTGGGCCAGTCGCCGCTGCTCGCCGCCGACTGCAGGCGCCGGCCCATGTCGCCCAACTCGCCGTGCAGCGAGGCCATGCCGTCAGCGAAGGCGCCGAGCAGGCCTTGCGGCTCGTGCGCCTGCTGGAACAGGCGGATCAGCGCGGCGGTGGCGGCAGCCGGATCGGTCGCCGCCTCCGCGGGCGGCGCCGCGTGGCCGTGCTTGTGCCCATGGCCGTGGCCCTGCGCGCGCGCCGGCAGCCCCGCGGCCGTCGTCGGCGCGGGATCGCGCCGACGTGGCGACAGCAGCTTGCGCAGTCCGCTGATCGGCGGCTCGTCGCGTTGATCCGACATGCCAGCCGGCTCCTCCCCAGGTCAATGCGCCGCCCATAGTGGCGCTCAGGATCTGGATATCGGCGCCGGCGGCGCGCGCTTGAGCGGGCGGGCGGTGGGTCTATGAAGAGGATTCCATGGCGGTCGTACCTTCACCCCCGGCCCCTTGCTTCCTTCTCCCACCGGGAGAAGGTGCCCCGAAGGGGCGGATGAGGGTTGGGGCGCTATGGACGTGTCTGGGGGAAGAGGTTCCCTGGCCGTCGCACCCTCACCCCCAGCCCCTCTCCCGGAGGGAGAGGGGAGCTTCTGCCAAGGCGCTGTGCAGAACGCGCACGACGCTGGCACTCTGGCGGCCGCGCCTGGTGCCGGCGCGCACACTTCCACGGAGACTGAGCATGGCCGATCCCCGCGAACCGCTGCTGCATCCCGTTCCGATCCTGTCCCTGCGTCCCACGCAGATGACCGTGGGCATGCGCGAGGTGAAGGAGAAGCGCAAGCGCTGGCGCGCGCACGCGTCCAAGCACAAGCAGGCCGAACTGCTCGGCACGCACATGATCCCGGTGGTGCTGGGACCGGACGGCCGCTATTACGTGGTCGATCACCACCACCTGGCGCGGGCGCTGCACGACGAAGGGGTGGAGGACATCCTGGTCACGGTGATCGCCGACCTCAGCATGGTCGACAAGGCCGCGCTGTGGAGCGTGCTGGATCATCGCCGCTGGGCCTATCCCTACGACGCCAAGGGCGAGCGCCGCCCGTTCAAGGACATGCCCACGTCGATCGCGGACCTGAAGGACGATCCCTACCGCAGCCTCGCCGGCGAGGTCCGGCGCGCCGGCGGCTACGCCAAGGACACCACGCCGTTCAGCGAATTCCTGTGGGCCGACCTGTTCCGCCGCCGGCTGCGGCGCCGCGACGTCAAGGAGGATTTCGCCCGTTCCATGGAGACCGCGCTCGCGCTCGCCAAGAGCAAGGAGGCGAGCTACTTGCCGGGCTGGTGCGGGCCGCTGTCCGACGACTGATCCGGCGTGGCGTCATGCGCCGGCCTGCCGCCCAGGAGTGCGTGCAGGGCGCGTTCGACGCGGCCGCCGAACAGCAGGATGACGAAGGCGATGGCCAGCGACACGGCCACGATCTGCCACTGGCCGGCGCCGCACATGATGCCGACGCAGGCGGTGAGCCAGACGCAGGCGGCGCTGGTCAGGCCGTGGACCCGCACGTGCTTCTCGACGTGGTAGATCACACCGGCACCGAGGAAGCCGATGCCGGTCAGGATGCCCTGGATGACGCGGCTGCCGGCATCGGTGAAGCCGCCCTTGCCGAGCGGGTCGGCCAGCAGCACCACCATCGCGGTGGCCAGGCCGACCAGGCCCAGCGTGCGGATGCCGATCGGCTTGCCGTGCAGGTCGCGGTTCAACCCGATCGCCGCGCCGGCGAGGGCGGCGATCCCCAGGCGTACGGCGATCTCGGACAGGTCGGTCAAGGCAGGTCTCCCGGTGGATGTGTCGCCGCAGGCGGCCGGCCCATCATAGGCAACCCGGCCGCGGGCGCC encodes the following:
- a CDS encoding DUF808 domain-containing protein, which translates into the protein MAGASLFTLLDDIATLLDDVSLLTKVAAKKTAGVLGDDLALNAQQVTGVNADRELPVVWAVAKGSLLNKAILVPAALAISAWLPWAITPLMMIGGAFLCFEGVEKLAHRFLHSKEEDAARHAQQVQALADQQVDVVALEKDKVKGAIRTDFILSAEIIVLSLGVVAGVPFVQQVAVLVAIAVAMTAGVYGLVAGIVKLDDLGLYLSRKGAAAATIGRGILWLAPWLMRTLSIAGTAAMFLVGGGILVHSIGPLHHAIEGIAPTGGLGSLVLALGNALVGIVAGALVLAVVLGIKKVRE
- a CDS encoding GGDEF domain-containing protein codes for the protein MSDQRDEPPISGLRKLLSPRRRDPAPTTAAGLPARAQGHGHGHKHGHAAPPAEAATDPAAATAALIRLFQQAHEPQGLLGAFADGMASLHGELGDMGRRLQSAASSGDWPSYGRALRQLIDKYIRTIDVEDPLAGPSDSERLRDLLRQTVAGALAALLHTLPELAGEAEASGEALRQWRPGQPLEPVAQQVRELCHQIALRANDGQEQQALLLSLFDLLLENVGELLDDTSWLQGQIAVVRDLIAGPLDRYSIEEARGSLREVIYKQGLLKQGIAESKEAMKELMLSFVADLDGMAASTGEFHDRIADYSQTIRDARSIADLNRLLQEVLQDTSHVQEQALRARDHLIAARQEVEAAEQRILRLEQELQDVSGLVRVDQLTGALNRRGLDDLFVRELVRTERSAQPLCVAMLDLDDFRKLNETYGHPGGDSALRHVVEVARTTLRASDAIARFGGEEFVLLMPDCTIFEASAAVTRVQRALAQRAVVHEDQRVFVSFSAGVALRQPGEAQDALIRRADRALYEAKKAGKNRVVSAD
- a CDS encoding ParB-like protein codes for the protein MADPREPLLHPVPILSLRPTQMTVGMREVKEKRKRWRAHASKHKQAELLGTHMIPVVLGPDGRYYVVDHHHLARALHDEGVEDILVTVIADLSMVDKAALWSVLDHRRWAYPYDAKGERRPFKDMPTSIADLKDDPYRSLAGEVRRAGGYAKDTTPFSEFLWADLFRRRLRRRDVKEDFARSMETALALAKSKEASYLPGWCGPLSDD
- a CDS encoding MgtC/SapB family protein, whose protein sequence is MTDLSEIAVRLGIAALAGAAIGLNRDLHGKPIGIRTLGLVGLATAMVVLLADPLGKGGFTDAGSRVIQGILTGIGFLGAGVIYHVEKHVRVHGLTSAACVWLTACVGIMCGAGQWQIVAVSLAIAFVILLFGGRVERALHALLGGRPAHDATPDQSSDSGPHQPGK